ATTCTGAGGAATTTGAAAATAAAATCCCCATTTAATGCGGGTTTACGGATTTCGGAAGGGTGAAAAAGGGCGAGATGTGTTTAATTGGAGTTATAGATATTTAATTTTTATAAATCCAAGTGGGAAATGTTAAATGTTAATATAAAAAAACGCTAACTTAATTAAAAGTCAGCGTTTCGTTTTTATACCAGAGGCCGGACTTGAACCGGCACGAACAAAAAGTTCGAGGGATTTTAAGTCCCTTGTGTCTACCAATTCCACCACTCCGGCATTTTATAGCCACAAAAGGCACAAAATACATAAAGAAAAACTTCTCCAGAAAATCTTCGGGATCCGCAGGACATCTGTATGTTTTTTTAATCATATCATTCCGAAGAGCTACGTACATTCGGAAGATGATATTTTCTATAAATCCGCAACAAATATAACTGAAGGCGACACCCGGATTCGAACCGGGGATAAAGATTTTGCAGACCTTTGCCTTACCACTTGGCGATGTCGCCGTAAATTCTTTCATTAAATACTGAAAATCACCGAATACACCGAATTTTATCTATTATTTTTCAGTGAACTTCAGCGGTGTTCAGTGTTAAAATTCTTTCACGCTATGAAAAAAATGGAGCGGGAAACGGGACTCGAACCCGCGACAATCACGTTGGCAACGTGAGGCTCTACCACTGAGCTATTCCCGCAAAATTTTTGAGTTTGCAAATTCAAAATCAGGGTTTTTATTGTCAAATCATTTTTACTGTTTTTTTTGAAAAGAGTTCAGCATCGAATATGATAACTTATTTTATTACAATCGATTTTTATGAAGGATTTTAGGGACAAACTTTAACTGATTTTTAAAATATCCACAATGCAATGTTCTATACTATAATTTTGAATTTTAAATTATATTTTTCATCAGCTAAATAAATATTATTTTCACCCTTTTTCAGTTCAACTTTTTTTTCTTTTTTCACGGTCACACTGCGAATCTTTTTTGTTGAACCATGAACTTTCACACCATTTACAAAGCTTCCGTTCTGACTACTGGCATCCTGGAAATAATATTTATTATGAAGCTGAAGAATGGAAAAATGTGAACGAGAGATAACATAAGGTTTATCATCTCTTAAATAAACATCATTTCTATGAAAAAGCCTGTCCGAACTTCTTTTAGAATAACGACCTACTCTAAAAGGAAATTTTGTGATTTCAATACTTCTCATACCATTCATCGCTTTTAAAGCTTCAGGGGAATCTGCAACTAATTTAATGTTTCCTTCTCCAGATTCAGAAGTTTCATCAATTTCTAAAACACCTTCCGTTAAAAAATCTGCTAACCTGGAACCATTATCGCGAATTCTTTGCGCCATTGTCTGGATCATAGCTCTCATTTTTTCACCGGTTTCTTTATCAAAATCAAAATAGGAACTGAATAATCTCGGATCGATAATCTCCAGTTCCAGGTTTGTTTTCGCCCGAACTGTTGCCTGTCTCGGTAAACCTAATATTATTCCTAATTCCCCAAAAACTTCTCCTGGTGTTAGTTCTGTCAGAATTACTTCTTTATCTTGAGAATTTTTCTTAATGATTTCTGCCTTTCCGGAAAGAATAATGTAAAAATCATCAGATTTTTCACCTTCCCTGAAGACGATATCACCAGTAGAATAGTTTTTAACTTTGATGTGATCTGATGTGTTCATAAAATCTCCAATCTATTTATAAATTATACTCGATAAATATCCGACAACTTGACTGAAATCATTATTAATATAACCGGAATGAGTATATTTCAAAGTTTCAATCTTCTTATATTTCAGTTTTTCAGCGAGATGCATCAAAAATAAAATTCCTCCGATCCCACAAGCTTCTATTTTTTTATAGTGCATATCTTGTTCCATCTTATCGATCAAGCCTTTCTGAAAATTTTCAGCAAGTAGATTGTCTTTTTCAATGGCAGTATCGCTGTCATAATAATGAGAAAGGTCAGAGCTGATAATGAAAACAGTTTTATCCAACCTGTTTTTAAAAATCTGTGAAAGAACTTCTGATAGAATTACACTATTTTTACTGTTCTGATTTCCTAAAATGATAGGAACAATCTCTACATTTGGTTTGATCACTTGCAGAAACGGAAGTTGCACTTCCAATGAATGCTCGGAACTATGAGCAGCAGGAAGAAACTCAAAATCAGGATAATCCAGTATTTTTCTAACATATTCCTTTTCAACAGGAACTATACCCAAAGGTGTTTGATAAGCATCAAAATTCCCAACTGAAAATCTATAGCCAGCAATATTATGGCTTGGAGCGATTATGACCGCAAGATCGAAATTTTTCTGTTCGATTGCTTTGTAACCATAAGCAGCACACTGTCCGGAATAGACATATCCTGCATGCGGAGATACAATTCCTAAAGCCTTTTCATATGTATCTTTAACCTTAACCTTTGAGAGGTAATTTTCAATTTCCATTTTCAGTATATCGGAGTTTCCCGGATAAAATGCACCTGCTACTACCGATTTTCTGATAATGCTCATTTTCGCACTCCTTTTGATTTAAAAGCAAATAATTTGACAAAATCTTTAGTGTCAACTTTTTTAAATTTTCCGGATTTAATTAAAGAAAGAAAACTTGCCGAATTTTGAAATTCGGCAAGTTTTAAAACGAGAAGAGAAAATGAAAAAAATTGCGATTACAACAGGCGATCCTGCCGGAATAGGACCGGAAATTGCATCCAAAGCTATCAGATTCCTGCCTTTACAAGAAGATTTTATTTATATTATTTATGGAAAAATATTACCATTTCCTGATGGGAATATTATTAAAAAAATCAGAAATGTCGAAGCTGCTGATATTAGCACAATAATTTACTGGATAGAGATAGATGATTCCGGATATGAGACGGGAAAACCTTCCTCAAAAACAGGTAAAATTTCCTATAATATCTTGGAAAGGTGTATGCTCGATCTGAAAGCGAAGAAACTGGATGCAGTCGTAACTTGTCCAATTTCCAAAAAAGCGATCAGGGAAACTCACCCGGATTTTATCGGACACACCGAATATTTTGCAGAAAAAACAGGATCAGAAAATGTAATAATGAACTTTTGGGGACCATATTTTAATCTTGCACTTTTGACAACTCACATCCCTGTTTCCAACCTGGGAAATATTCTTAACAGGAAGTTTTTTTTGAAGAAACTGAAACTCATTTATAATGAGACTAAAAAGATCATCAAAAATCCAAAACTGGCGGTTTTATCTGTCAATCCTCATGCCGGGGAAAACGGTGCATTTGGTTTTGAAGATGAACTTTTGAAGAAAGCATTAAAAGAACTTTTATTAGAAAATATCATCATTGACGGACCTTTCCCGGCAGATTCCTTTTTTGCTCAAAACAACAGAAAATATGACATGCTCATTTCTGCATATCATGATCAGGGATTGATCCCGTTTAAAATGATCTCTTCGGAAGAAGGTGTCAATGTCACGCTTGGACTTCCTTTTGTTCGAACATCTGTAGATCATGGAACTGCCTTCGATATTGCCGGAAAAAATCTTGCTTCTGAAAAAAGTCTGAAAACCGCTGTTAACTTTGCGGAACAAATGCTGGATAACAATTTTGAGAAAAAAGCAGATAATTATACTGTTTTTGCTAGATTTTATGATCGATATATGTCTCATGCTAATTACCAAGAATGGGTGAGTTTTATCCTGAAACAATTTAACAAAACTTATCTAAAAAGCCCGCAAAAGGTTTTGGAACTTGCCTGCGGAACTGCTAATATTTCAACTCTGTTAGTGCAGAAAGAATTGGAAGTTGACGCTGTTGATATTTCCAGCGAGATGTTGAGCATTGCTGCTCAAAAATCATTTAAACCAATTCTTTATCAAGCAGATATTCTAAACAAAACATTTCCGGGAAAATATGACCTGATCCTGCTTCTATTCGATAGTATAAATTATTTTCTTGAAAGCAGGCAGGTTCATAAAATCCTTAAAAATGCTTATCAGTCATTGCAAAAGCAGGGAATGTTCATTTTTGA
This genomic interval from Candidatus Cloacimonadota bacterium contains the following:
- a CDS encoding cyclic nucleotide-binding domain-containing protein, producing MNTSDHIKVKNYSTGDIVFREGEKSDDFYIILSGKAEIIKKNSQDKEVILTELTPGEVFGELGIILGLPRQATVRAKTNLELEIIDPRLFSSYFDFDKETGEKMRAMIQTMAQRIRDNGSRLADFLTEGVLEIDETSESGEGNIKLVADSPEALKAMNGMRSIEITKFPFRVGRYSKRSSDRLFHRNDVYLRDDKPYVISRSHFSILQLHNKYYFQDASSQNGSFVNGVKVHGSTKKIRSVTVKKEKKVELKKGENNIYLADEKYNLKFKIIV
- the amrB gene encoding AmmeMemoRadiSam system protein B, which encodes MSIIRKSVVAGAFYPGNSDILKMEIENYLSKVKVKDTYEKALGIVSPHAGYVYSGQCAAYGYKAIEQKNFDLAVIIAPSHNIAGYRFSVGNFDAYQTPLGIVPVEKEYVRKILDYPDFEFLPAAHSSEHSLEVQLPFLQVIKPNVEIVPIILGNQNSKNSVILSEVLSQIFKNRLDKTVFIISSDLSHYYDSDTAIEKDNLLAENFQKGLIDKMEQDMHYKKIEACGIGGILFLMHLAEKLKYKKIETLKYTHSGYINNDFSQVVGYLSSIIYK
- the pdxA gene encoding 4-hydroxythreonine-4-phosphate dehydrogenase PdxA, whose protein sequence is MKKIAITTGDPAGIGPEIASKAIRFLPLQEDFIYIIYGKILPFPDGNIIKKIRNVEAADISTIIYWIEIDDSGYETGKPSSKTGKISYNILERCMLDLKAKKLDAVVTCPISKKAIRETHPDFIGHTEYFAEKTGSENVIMNFWGPYFNLALLTTHIPVSNLGNILNRKFFLKKLKLIYNETKKIIKNPKLAVLSVNPHAGENGAFGFEDELLKKALKELLLENIIIDGPFPADSFFAQNNRKYDMLISAYHDQGLIPFKMISSEEGVNVTLGLPFVRTSVDHGTAFDIAGKNLASEKSLKTAVNFAEQMLDNNFEKKADNYTVFARFYDRYMSHANYQEWVSFILKQFNKTYLKSPQKVLELACGTANISTLLVQKELEVDAVDISSEMLSIAAQKSFKPILYQADILNKTFPGKYDLILLLFDSINYFLESRQVHKILKNAYQSLQKQGMFIFDITTLKNCEDNFDGFVNLEDNTDDYMVHQSELNYGNFIQTTNLTFFLKKGYLFSRKDEIHKQKIYKVKEIVEIIKENDFKLIGIYSIDNGKNQVGNNYDSLDRRFTRIFFVLEKNAV